A window of Aricia agestis chromosome 3, ilAriAges1.1, whole genome shotgun sequence contains these coding sequences:
- the LOC121725419 gene encoding scolexin B-like isoform X2 encodes MMEHRVSLTCVLLVSLLAACAGALRKHTVEQLQNTYLTNSGNWGSVKIPNEVNSVSAVGAKPNHLQYPSAVLFGRTCGGTIISPTWILTAAHCTIFTGGLEVLAGTNNTADGSGVSRRVKRLVVHPLFTVGPYWLNAERFHFKQIAARFDYMLAELESPLPLDGVTMAAAEVDTRARLPPGEQVGYAGYGAETHGDVMRHDMHVFELEIQSDEVCSELEQYNPQDMLCAKGRPPKYDSACNGDSGSGLISAGRVVGVASWVEDDATTCAPAKRVVFSRVATARDWIRNVTGI; translated from the exons ATGATGGAACACCGCGTGAGTCTGACATGTGTGCTGCTGGTGTCGCTGCTGGCCGCGTGCGCCGGCGCGCTGCGGAAACACACGGTGGAGCAACTCCAGAACACCTACC TAACGAATTCTGGGAATTGGGGCAGTGTGAAGATCCCCAATGAGGTGAACTCAGTGAGCGCAGTAGGGGCGAAGCCTAACCACCTGCAGTACCCGTCCGCGGTGCTGTTCGGTCGGACCTGCGGTGGTACCATCATAAGCCCCACATGGATCCTGACAGCAGCCCACTG CACAATATTTACCGGCGGGCTGGAGGTGTTAGCGGGCACCAACAACACGGCTGACGGCTCGGGGGTCTCGCGCCGCGTGAAGCGACTCGTCGTGCACCCGCTCTTCACTGTCGGACCCTACTGGCTCAACGCGGAGAGATTCCACTTCAAACAG ATAGCGGCTCGCTTTGACTACATGCTGGCGGAATTGGAGTCGCCGCTACCGCTGGACGGCGTCACGATGGCGGCGGCGGAGGTGGACACGCGCGCGCGCCTGCCGCCCGGCGAGCAGGTCGGGTACGCCGGGTACGGCGCAGAGACACACGGG GACGTAATGCGGCACGACATGCACGTGTTCGAGCTGGAGATCCAGTCGGACGAGGTGTGCTCGGAGCTGGAGCAGTACAACCCCCAGGACATGCTGTGCGCGAAGGGCCGCCCGCCAAAGTACGACTCCGCGTGTAAC GGCGACAGCGGCAGCGGGCTAATCAGCGCGGGTCGCGTGGTGGGCGTGGCCTCGTGGGTAGAGGACGACGCCACCACGTGCGCGCCCGCCAAGCGCGTCGTGTTCTCGCGCGTCGCCACCGCCAGGGACTGGATCAGAAATGTCACCGGCATATGA
- the LOC121725420 gene encoding scolexin B-like, producing the protein MRLLSCTLLASLLACAWAGKITNLAEDPSLNEIESRSANIVREQDASKLANLRYPSAVLFSGTCGGTIISPTWILTAAHCTLFGDGIAVLAGTANSEDNTGESRFVKRLIVHPKFSVGPHWLNAAAFNFSQIAAHWDFMLAELEQPLPLDGVTIAAATLDDSRDHPAGQRVGFAGYGTDVFGGTMRHHMHAMDLEIKSNEDCSMFEPFTPEDMLCVQGIPPRNDYACSGDSGSGLVRDGRLVGVLSWLEDDSRACEPGKKLVFARVAAVRDWIRKVANV; encoded by the exons ATGCGTCTGCTATCGTGTACCTTACTGGCGAGCCTGCTGGCCTGCGCGTGGGCAGGGAAAATAACTAATTTAGCAGAGGACCCAT CTCTGAACGAAATAGAGTCAAGGTCGGCGAACATAGTGCGGGAACAGGACGCGAGCAAGCTCGCCAATCTGCGGTACCCCAGCGCCGTGCTGTTCAGCGGCACCTGCGGCGGCACCATCATCAGCCCCACCTGGATCCTCACTGCAGCTCACTG CACGTTATTCGGTGACGGTATAGCCGTGCTGGCCGGCACCGCCAACAGCGAGGACAACACCGGCGAGAGCCGCTTCGTCAAGCGGCTGATCGTCCATCCCAAGTTCTCCGTCGGCCCCCACTGGCTCAACGCTGCTGCTTTCAACTTCAGCCAG ATCGCCGCCCACTGGGATTTTATGCTGGCTGAGCTGGAACAGCCGCTGCCGCTGGACGGCGTCACCATCGCGGCGGCGACGCTCGACGACTCCCGTGACCATCCTGCTGGACAACGAGTCGGCTTCGCCGGATACGGCACTGACGTTTTTGGG GGAACGATGCGTCACCACATGCACGCGATGGATTTAGAGATCAAGTCCAACGAGGACTGCTCCATGTTCGAGCCGTTCACCCCTGAGGACATGCTCTGCGTCCAGGGCATACCGCCTAGGAACGACTACGCGTGCAGT GGCGACAGCGGCAGCGGCCTGGTGCGTGACGGGAGGCTGGTGGGCGTGCTGTCGTGGCTGGAGGACGACTCGCGCGCCTGCGAGCCCGGCAAGAAGCTCGTCTTCGCCAGGGTCGCTGCCGTCCGCGACTGGATAAGAAAAGTCGCCAAcgtctaa
- the LOC121725421 gene encoding AN1-type zinc finger protein 6 isoform X2 has translation MERESNPMEALCRSGCGFYGNPSTDGLCSVCFKEALKKKQQPPATTPSPVASTFVPAPAATPLAAAAPTVPSLPSLPSLAGLPTSPSLTTTTDKIEEESGAGTSGASTGASDTDADDKDPSKDKKKKNRCAVCRKKVGLTGFECRCGGLFCAVHRYSDKHECSFDYRELGAQEIRRNNPVVVSQKIHKI, from the exons ATGGAGCGAGAATCGAACCCCATGGAGGCCTTGTGCCGTTCGGGATGTGGATTTTACGGAAATCCATCCACGGATGGACTTTGTTCAGTTTGTTTTAAG GAGGCGTTAAAAAAGAAGCAGCAACCCCCCGCGACGACGCCGTCCCCGGTGGCGAGCACGTTCGTGCCGGCGCCCGCGGCCACGCCcctcgccgccgccgcgcccacCGTGCCCAGCCTGCCCAGCCTGCCCAGCCTCGCCGGCCTGCCGACCTCCCCCAGCCTGACAACCACCACAGAC AAAATCGAGGAGGAGAGCGGTGCGGGCACGAGCGGCGCCAGCACCGGCGCCTCCGACACCGACGCCGACGACAAGGATCCCAGCAAGGACAAGAAGAAAAAGAACAGGTGCGCCGTCTGTCGCAAGAAGGTTGGACTCACAG GGTTCGAGTGCCGCTGCGGAGGTCTGTTCTGCGCGGTGCACCGGTACAGCGACAAGCACGAGTGCTCGTTCGACTACCGGGAGCTCGGCGCGCAGGAGATCCGCCGCAACAACCCCGTCGTCGTCTCCCAGAAGATCCACAAGATATGA
- the LOC121725419 gene encoding scolexin B-like isoform X1, with product MMEHRVSLTCVLLVSLLAACAGALRKHTVEQLQNTYLTNSGNWGSVKIPNEVNSVSAVGAKPNHLQYPSAVLFGRTCGGTIISPTWILTAAHCSLSRHSSTIFTGGLEVLAGTNNTADGSGVSRRVKRLVVHPLFTVGPYWLNAERFHFKQIAARFDYMLAELESPLPLDGVTMAAAEVDTRARLPPGEQVGYAGYGAETHGDVMRHDMHVFELEIQSDEVCSELEQYNPQDMLCAKGRPPKYDSACNGDSGSGLISAGRVVGVASWVEDDATTCAPAKRVVFSRVATARDWIRNVTGI from the exons ATGATGGAACACCGCGTGAGTCTGACATGTGTGCTGCTGGTGTCGCTGCTGGCCGCGTGCGCCGGCGCGCTGCGGAAACACACGGTGGAGCAACTCCAGAACACCTACC TAACGAATTCTGGGAATTGGGGCAGTGTGAAGATCCCCAATGAGGTGAACTCAGTGAGCGCAGTAGGGGCGAAGCCTAACCACCTGCAGTACCCGTCCGCGGTGCTGTTCGGTCGGACCTGCGGTGGTACCATCATAAGCCCCACATGGATCCTGACAGCAGCCCACTG CAGCCTCTCCCGTCATTCCAGCACAATATTTACCGGCGGGCTGGAGGTGTTAGCGGGCACCAACAACACGGCTGACGGCTCGGGGGTCTCGCGCCGCGTGAAGCGACTCGTCGTGCACCCGCTCTTCACTGTCGGACCCTACTGGCTCAACGCGGAGAGATTCCACTTCAAACAG ATAGCGGCTCGCTTTGACTACATGCTGGCGGAATTGGAGTCGCCGCTACCGCTGGACGGCGTCACGATGGCGGCGGCGGAGGTGGACACGCGCGCGCGCCTGCCGCCCGGCGAGCAGGTCGGGTACGCCGGGTACGGCGCAGAGACACACGGG GACGTAATGCGGCACGACATGCACGTGTTCGAGCTGGAGATCCAGTCGGACGAGGTGTGCTCGGAGCTGGAGCAGTACAACCCCCAGGACATGCTGTGCGCGAAGGGCCGCCCGCCAAAGTACGACTCCGCGTGTAAC GGCGACAGCGGCAGCGGGCTAATCAGCGCGGGTCGCGTGGTGGGCGTGGCCTCGTGGGTAGAGGACGACGCCACCACGTGCGCGCCCGCCAAGCGCGTCGTGTTCTCGCGCGTCGCCACCGCCAGGGACTGGATCAGAAATGTCACCGGCATATGA
- the LOC121725421 gene encoding zinc finger A20 and AN1 domain-containing stress-associated protein 5 isoform X1, giving the protein MDNGANKKESKGKKSSSRKNSRSSNSSLNTKSAQNVGLPQPDSTSVQNKRTSAEISDSAHLPQERITENSRRKYSKIKIDGPTSIKRSLNNARSTAVHLTDLKEVFEAPSSSTGAGLPIGKRTLKRKIEEESGAGTSGASTGASDTDADDKDPSKDKKKKNRCAVCRKKVGLTGFECRCGGLFCAVHRYSDKHECSFDYRELGAQEIRRNNPVVVSQKIHKI; this is encoded by the exons ATGGATAATGGTGCTAACAAAAAGGAGTCGAAGGGGAAAAAGTCTAGCTCGCGGAAGAACAGTAGATCGAGCAACAGTAGTCTCAACACCAAATCCGCCCAAAACGTCGGCCTCCCGCAGCCCGATTCCACTAGCGTCCAAAATAAACGAACGTCCGCTGAAATAAGTGACAGCGCGCATCTGCCACAGGAAAGGATTACCGAAAATTCCCGCCGAAAATATTCCAAGATTAAAATAGACGGGCCCACCTCGATAAAAAGATCACTCAACAATGCTAGAAGTACGGCTGTGCATTTGACGGATCTGAAGGAGGTGTTCGAAGCTCCTAGCTCCAGTACTGGAGCTGGACTACCGATCGGCAAAAGGACGCTAAAAAGG AAAATCGAGGAGGAGAGCGGTGCGGGCACGAGCGGCGCCAGCACCGGCGCCTCCGACACCGACGCCGACGACAAGGATCCCAGCAAGGACAAGAAGAAAAAGAACAGGTGCGCCGTCTGTCGCAAGAAGGTTGGACTCACAG GGTTCGAGTGCCGCTGCGGAGGTCTGTTCTGCGCGGTGCACCGGTACAGCGACAAGCACGAGTGCTCGTTCGACTACCGGGAGCTCGGCGCGCAGGAGATCCGCCGCAACAACCCCGTCGTCGTCTCCCAGAAGATCCACAAGATATGA